Proteins from one Kazachstania africana CBS 2517 chromosome 1, complete genome genomic window:
- the DSN1 gene encoding MIND complex subunit DSN1 (similar to Saccharomyces cerevisiae DSN1 (YIR010W); ancestral locus Anc_7.175), whose amino-acid sequence MSLDSVRTTTLPRKRLYPLKMETLPISETNQQKASLSTEANDTDISLLKETSPVIPRTSSSAGTDNDFKFKRHKNKHIEGAPTLGERLDNLQDVKKAKWIENFDSSAPNLTIPQQSTQKHRFETSKTDPGSIPSSQANPDNSVLRSQQPTMNAWPPFYYGVVPYPGSPGYHPQMVPQPFMQLAPPGSSVPSQYYSQSVPMIPSTSIQPLYSASQQSNSELLPAPTLHPNNLQYVQKTRKGRKSLADQRGRRLSIMSNRDQMIISPHRDVPDDQFYRHIGNTSFGEGLQVRQLFNWCAIRSYETLNEGDNTKNKMLDYKLRINDERNSFVDSKKIAMGIIKEFITDLRRGNIDIDWEYEGDDTISNSSEEEVSDDRDEIREDTVLRSLFDEGEGQKERKKKSKRKRLITGQGGDSFEDKYLLPNPKNVENENNLTILTEKVQRLKEGFAQWAKALDQQDPTQEWQGIDEIRKAELKLLSRVGQNHNETQKGKISELEEDIVKRINRMHIHAHLLNSHSNTLCELTGKKLNAVSQAVIENENITNKHTNPKRLLRGLSDSLSTPHS is encoded by the coding sequence ATGAGCTTAGATAGCGTTAGAACCACAACGCTCCCCAGGAAGAGGTTGTATCCGCTCAAGATGGAAACATTACCAATTTCTGAAACCAATCAACAAAAGGCCTCTCTTTCTACCGAAGCTAACGATACTGATATATCCCTGTTAAAAGAAACGTCACCTGTTATCCCAAGAACAAGTTCAAGCGCGGGGACtgataatgattttaaatttaAGAGGCATAAGAATAAGCATATCGAGGGAGCTCCAACGTTAGGAGAAAGGTTAGACAACCTTCAAGATGTTAAAAAAGCTAAATGGATAGAAAACTTTGACTCGTCCGCTCCCAATTTAACCATCCCTCAGCAATCAACACAGAAGCACAGATTTGAAACTTCCAAAACAGATCCAGGTAGTATCCCTTCCTCCCAAGCAAATCCTGATAATTCAGTCTTAAGGTCCCAGCAACCAACTATGAACGCTTGGCCACCGTTTTACTATGGTGTTGTACCATATCCCGGCTCTCCTGGATACCATCCCCAGATGGTACCTCAACCGTTCATGCAACTAGCGCCGCCAGGATCCTCAGTGCCCTCTCAATATTATAGTCAATCAGTCCCCATGATACCAAGCACATCAATTCAACCATTATATTCGGCGTCCCAACAAAGCAACTCAGAGCTCTTACCAGCGCCAACGTTACATCCAAATAACTTACAATATGTTCAAAAGACTAGAAAAGGTCGAAAATCCTTAGCTGATCAAAGAGGGCGCAGACTGTCGATAATGTCAAATAGAGatcaaatgataatatcCCCACATCGTGATGTTCCAGATGATCAATTTTACAGACATATTGGAAATACCTCTTTTGGAGAGGGATTACAAGTCAGACAGCTTTTCAATTGGTGTGCAATCAGGAGCTATGAAACATTGAATGAAGGTGACAATACTAAAAATAAGATGCTGGACTATAAACTGAGGATCAATGATGAGAGAAACTCCTTTGTGGactcaaaaaaaattgcaatgggtattattaaagaattcATCACGGACCTAAGACGAGGCAACATTGACATTGACTGGGAATATGAGGGTGATGACACCATATCTAATAGtagtgaagaagaagtctCAGATGATCGAGATGAAATCCGAGAAGACACAGTATTAAGAAGTTTATTTGATGAAGGAGAAGgccaaaaagaaagaaagaaaaagagtaAGAGGAAAAGATTAATAACGGGTCAAGGTGGTGATAGTTTTGAGGATAAATATCTTTTACCAAACCCAAAGaatgttgaaaatgaaaacaaCTTGACTATTCTGACAGAAAAAGTGCAAAGATTAAAGGAAGGCTTCGCTCAATGGGCAAAAGCTTTAGACCAACAAGATCCTACGCAAGAATGGCAAGGCATTGATGAGATTCGAAAGGCGGAATTAAAACTCCTTTCCAGAGTGGGACAAAATCATAATGAAACgcaaaaaggaaaaataagtgaattggaagaagatattgTTAAACGTATAAACCGAATGCACATTCACGCGCACTTATTAAATTCACATTCAAACACTTTATGCGAATTAACTgggaagaaattaaatgCAGTTTCACAGGCGgtcattgaaaatgaaaacatAACGAATAAACATACCAATCCAAAACGTTTATTGCGTGGTCTGAGTGACTCGTTGTCCACACCTCACAGTTAA
- the DUT1 gene encoding bifunctional dITP/dUTP diphosphatase (similar to Saccharomyces cerevisiae DUT1 (YBR252W); ancestral locus Anc_7.173) codes for MTTTEHPTKHQKLPESLKIQLRSPDATVPTKGSATAAGYDIYASKAIVIPARGQGMVSTDISFTVPVGTYGRIAPRSGIAVKHGIQTGAGVVDRDYTGEVKVVLFNHSEKDFEIVKGDRVAQLILEKIVDDAEIVVVDSLEESTRGAGGFGSTGK; via the coding sequence atgacCACAACTGAACACCCAACCAAACACCAAAAGTTGCCAGAAtctttaaaaattcaactACGTTCTCCAGATGCTACAGTTCCTACCAAGGGCTCTGCAACAGCAGCTGGTTATGATATCTATGCCTCTAAGGCCATTGTTATACCAGCTCGTGGTCAAGGTATGGTTAGTACAGATATTTCATTCACAGTTCCGGTTGGCACATATGGTAGAATTGCTCCAAGATCAGGTATAGCTGTCAAACACGGTATTCAAACTGGCGCTGGTGTTGTTGACAGAGACTATACTGGTGAAGTTAAAGTTGTTCTTTTCAACCATTCCGAAAaggattttgaaattgttaaGGGTGACCGTGTTGCCCAATTAATTCTAGAAAAGATCGTCGATGACGCAGAAATTGTTGTGGTCGATTCATTAGAAGAAAGCACAAGGGGTGCAGGTGGTTTTGGTAGTACGGGTAAAtga